From the Burkholderia ubonensis genome, one window contains:
- the hemF gene encoding oxygen-dependent coproporphyrinogen oxidase encodes MTDSTYDVERVRAYLQGLQTRIADALGALDGTPLATDAWQRGPGERLRGGGCTRILEDGQVFERAGIGFSDVAGDALPPSASAARPQLAGRGFEALGVSLVLHPRNPYCPTVHMNVRMLIATKPGEAPVFWFGGGMDLTPIYGFEDDARHFHQTCKDALDPFGADLYPRFKQWCDEYFFLKHRNEARGIGGIFFDDYAEPGFERAFEMMQSVGDAFLAAYLPIVERRRDTPYGERERAFQAYRRGRYVEFNLVFDRGTLFGLQSGGRTESILMSMPPVANWRYNWQPGQGTPEARLTSDFLVPRDWV; translated from the coding sequence ATGACCGATTCGACCTACGACGTGGAGCGCGTGCGCGCCTACCTTCAGGGCCTGCAGACGCGCATCGCCGATGCGCTCGGCGCGCTCGACGGCACGCCGCTCGCGACCGACGCGTGGCAGCGCGGCCCCGGCGAACGCCTGCGCGGCGGCGGCTGCACGCGCATCCTCGAGGACGGCCAGGTGTTCGAGCGCGCCGGCATCGGCTTTTCCGACGTCGCGGGCGACGCGCTGCCGCCGTCGGCGAGCGCGGCGCGCCCGCAGCTCGCGGGCCGCGGCTTCGAGGCGCTCGGCGTGTCGCTCGTGCTGCACCCGCGCAATCCGTACTGCCCGACCGTGCACATGAACGTGCGGATGCTGATCGCGACCAAGCCCGGCGAAGCGCCGGTGTTCTGGTTCGGCGGCGGCATGGATCTGACACCGATTTACGGCTTCGAGGACGACGCGCGGCATTTCCACCAGACCTGCAAGGACGCGCTCGATCCGTTCGGCGCGGACCTGTATCCGCGCTTCAAGCAGTGGTGCGACGAGTATTTCTTCCTCAAGCACCGCAACGAGGCGCGCGGCATCGGCGGGATCTTCTTCGACGATTACGCGGAGCCCGGTTTCGAACGTGCGTTCGAGATGATGCAAAGCGTCGGCGACGCGTTCCTCGCCGCGTACCTGCCGATCGTCGAGCGCCGCCGCGACACGCCGTACGGCGAGCGCGAGCGCGCGTTCCAGGCCTACCGCCGCGGCCGCTACGTCGAGTTCAACCTCGTGTTCGACCGGGGCACGCTGTTCGGCCTGCAAAGCGGCGGCCGCACCGAGTCGATCCTGATGTCGATGCCGCCCGTCGCGAACTGGCGCTACAACTGGCAGCCCGGGCAGGGAACGCCCGAAGCGCGCCTGACCAGCGACTTCCTCGTGCCGCGCGACTGGGTCTGA
- the purD gene encoding phosphoribosylamine--glycine ligase, whose translation MKLLVVGSGGREHALAWKLAQSPRVQMVYVAPGNGGTAQDERLKNVDITSLDALADFAESEGVAFTLVGPEAPLAAGIVNLFRARGLKIFGPTREAAQLESSKDFAKAFMKRHGIPTADYETFSDAAAAHAYIDAKGAPIVVKADGLAAGKGVVVAMTLDEAHAAIDMMLSGNKLGDAGARVVIEQFLDGEEASFIVMVDGKHALALASSQDHKRLLDEDRGPNTGGMGAYSPAPIVTPQMHARVMREIIMPTVRGMEKDGIRFTGFLYAGLMIDKDGNPRTLEFNCRMGDPETQPIMARLKSDFSKVVEQAIAGTLDTVELDWDRRTALGVVLAAHGYPDAPRKGDRINGIPAETEQAVTFHAGTTLDGDKLTTSGGRVLCVVGLADSVREAQQHAYETINQINFEGMQYRRDIGYRALSRKST comes from the coding sequence ATGAAACTACTCGTCGTCGGTTCCGGCGGCCGCGAACATGCGCTGGCGTGGAAGCTCGCGCAGTCGCCTCGCGTCCAGATGGTCTATGTCGCGCCCGGCAATGGCGGCACGGCGCAGGACGAGCGCCTGAAGAATGTCGACATCACGTCGCTCGACGCGCTTGCCGATTTCGCGGAAAGCGAAGGCGTCGCGTTCACGCTCGTCGGCCCGGAAGCGCCGCTCGCGGCCGGCATCGTCAACCTGTTCCGCGCGCGCGGCCTGAAGATCTTCGGCCCGACCCGCGAAGCAGCGCAGCTCGAAAGCTCGAAGGATTTCGCGAAGGCGTTCATGAAGCGCCACGGCATCCCGACCGCCGACTACGAAACCTTCTCCGACGCGGCCGCCGCGCACGCGTACATCGACGCGAAAGGCGCGCCGATCGTCGTCAAGGCCGACGGCCTCGCCGCGGGCAAGGGCGTCGTCGTCGCGATGACGCTGGACGAAGCGCACGCGGCCATCGACATGATGCTGTCGGGCAACAAGCTCGGCGATGCCGGCGCGCGCGTCGTGATCGAGCAGTTCCTCGACGGCGAGGAAGCGAGCTTCATCGTGATGGTCGACGGCAAGCACGCGCTCGCGCTGGCCTCCAGCCAGGACCACAAGCGCCTGCTCGACGAGGACCGCGGCCCGAACACGGGCGGCATGGGCGCGTATTCCCCTGCCCCGATCGTCACGCCGCAGATGCACGCGCGCGTGATGCGCGAGATCATCATGCCGACCGTGCGCGGGATGGAGAAGGACGGCATCCGCTTCACGGGCTTCCTGTACGCGGGCCTGATGATCGACAAGGACGGCAATCCGCGCACGCTCGAGTTCAACTGCCGGATGGGCGACCCGGAGACGCAGCCGATCATGGCGCGCCTGAAGAGCGATTTCTCGAAGGTCGTCGAGCAGGCGATCGCGGGCACGCTCGACACGGTCGAGCTCGACTGGGACCGCCGCACCGCGCTCGGCGTCGTGCTGGCCGCGCACGGCTATCCGGACGCGCCGCGCAAGGGCGACCGCATCAACGGCATCCCGGCCGAGACCGAACAGGCCGTGACGTTCCACGCGGGCACGACGCTCGACGGCGACAAGCTGACGACGTCGGGCGGCCGCGTGCTGTGCGTGGTCGGTCTCGCCGACTCGGTGCGCGAGGCGCAGCAGCATGCGTACGAAACGATCAACCAGATCAATTTCGAAGGCATGCAGTACCGCCGCGACATCGGCTACCGCGCGCTGAGCCGCAAGAGCACGTGA
- a CDS encoding YebC/PmpR family DNA-binding transcriptional regulator: MAGHSKWANIKHKKAAADAKRGKIWTRLIKEIQVAARLGGGDIGSNPRLRLAVDKAADANMPKDNVKRAIDRGVGGADGANYEEIRYEGYGISGAAIIVDTLTDNRTRTVAEVRHAFSKFGGNMGTDGSVAFMFDHVGQFLFAPGTSEDALMEAALEAGANDVSTNDDGSIEVLCDWQEFSKVKDALEAAGFKAELAEVTMKPQNEVEFTGDDAVKMQKLLDALENLDDVQEVYTNAVVVEE; encoded by the coding sequence ATGGCTGGTCACTCGAAATGGGCCAACATCAAGCATAAGAAGGCAGCGGCCGACGCGAAGCGCGGCAAGATCTGGACCCGCCTGATCAAGGAAATTCAGGTCGCGGCGCGCCTCGGCGGCGGCGACATCGGCTCGAACCCGCGCCTGCGTCTCGCGGTCGACAAGGCGGCCGACGCGAACATGCCGAAGGACAACGTGAAGCGCGCGATCGATCGCGGCGTCGGCGGCGCGGACGGCGCGAACTACGAGGAAATCCGCTACGAAGGCTACGGCATCAGCGGCGCGGCGATCATCGTCGACACGCTGACCGACAACCGCACCCGCACGGTCGCGGAAGTGCGCCACGCGTTTTCGAAGTTCGGCGGCAACATGGGCACCGACGGCTCGGTCGCGTTCATGTTCGATCACGTCGGCCAGTTCCTGTTCGCGCCGGGCACGTCGGAAGACGCGCTGATGGAAGCGGCGCTCGAGGCAGGCGCGAACGACGTCAGCACGAACGACGACGGCTCGATCGAAGTGCTGTGCGACTGGCAGGAATTCTCGAAGGTGAAGGACGCGCTCGAAGCCGCCGGCTTCAAGGCGGAGCTCGCCGAAGTGACGATGAAGCCGCAGAACGAAGTCGAATTCACCGGCGACGACGCGGTGAAGATGCAGAAGCTCCTGGACGCGCTCGAGAACCTCGACGACGTGCAGGAGGTGTATACGAACGCCGTCGTCGTCGAGGAATGA
- the upp gene encoding uracil phosphoribosyltransferase: protein MKQDSRFPNLFILDHPLIQHKLTHMRDKDTSTRTFRELLREITLLMGYEITRNLPITTKRVETPLVKIDAPVIAGKKLAIVPVLRAGVGMSDGLLDLVPSARVGHIGVYRADDHRPVEYLVRLPDLEDRIFILCDPMVATGYSAVHAVDVLKRRNVPAANIMFVALVAAPEGVQVFQDAHPDVKLYVASLDSHLNEHAYIVPGLGDAGDRLFGTKN from the coding sequence ATGAAACAGGACAGCCGTTTCCCGAATCTCTTCATCCTCGATCACCCGCTGATCCAGCACAAGCTGACCCACATGCGCGACAAGGACACGTCGACGCGCACGTTCCGCGAGCTGCTGCGCGAAATCACGCTGCTGATGGGCTACGAGATCACCCGCAACCTGCCGATCACGACCAAGCGGGTCGAAACCCCGCTCGTCAAGATCGACGCGCCGGTGATCGCCGGCAAGAAGCTCGCGATCGTCCCCGTGCTGCGCGCGGGCGTCGGGATGTCGGACGGCCTGCTCGACCTGGTCCCGTCGGCGCGCGTCGGCCACATCGGCGTGTACCGCGCGGACGACCACCGCCCGGTCGAGTACCTCGTGCGCCTGCCGGACCTCGAGGACCGGATCTTCATCCTGTGCGACCCGATGGTCGCGACCGGCTACTCGGCCGTGCACGCGGTCGACGTGCTCAAGCGCCGCAACGTGCCGGCCGCGAACATCATGTTCGTCGCGCTCGTCGCCGCGCCGGAAGGCGTGCAGGTGTTCCAGGACGCGCATCCGGACGTGAAGCTGTACGTCGCGTCGCTCGACTCGCACCTGAACGAGCACGCGTACATCGTGCCGGGCCTCGGCGACGCGGGCGACCGGCTGTTCGGCACGAAGAACTGA
- a CDS encoding SDR family oxidoreductase — MDLGIAGKTALVCAASKGLGRGCAEALAAEGVNLVIVARTRDTLEATADAIRAASGVAVTAIACDITTPDGRAAALAACPQPDILVTNAGGPPPGDFRDFSHDDWIRALESNMLTPIELIRATVDGMIARRFGRIVNITSSAVKAPIDVLALSNGARSGLTGFVAGLARRVAAHNVTVNNLLPGLFDTDRIATTLAASAQAKGVTVDEMRERRAREIPAGRLGTRDEFGAACAFLCSVHAGYITGQNWLLDGGAYPGTF; from the coding sequence ATGGATCTCGGCATCGCAGGGAAGACCGCGCTCGTGTGCGCGGCAAGCAAGGGCCTCGGGCGAGGCTGCGCGGAAGCGCTGGCCGCCGAGGGCGTGAATCTCGTGATCGTCGCGCGCACGCGCGACACGCTGGAGGCGACCGCGGACGCGATCCGCGCGGCGTCGGGCGTCGCCGTGACCGCGATCGCGTGCGACATCACGACGCCGGACGGGCGCGCGGCCGCGCTTGCCGCCTGCCCGCAGCCGGACATTCTCGTGACGAATGCGGGCGGCCCGCCGCCGGGCGACTTCCGCGATTTCTCGCACGACGACTGGATCCGCGCGCTCGAGTCGAACATGCTGACGCCGATCGAGCTGATCCGCGCGACCGTCGACGGGATGATCGCGCGCCGCTTCGGCCGGATCGTCAACATCACGAGCTCCGCCGTGAAGGCGCCGATCGACGTGCTGGCGCTGTCGAACGGCGCGCGCTCCGGGCTGACCGGCTTCGTCGCGGGGCTCGCGCGCCGGGTCGCCGCGCACAACGTGACGGTCAACAACCTGCTGCCGGGCCTGTTCGACACCGACCGGATCGCGACGACGCTCGCCGCGTCGGCGCAGGCGAAGGGCGTGACGGTCGACGAAATGCGCGAGCGGCGCGCGCGGGAGATTCCGGCGGGCCGCCTCGGCACGCGCGACGAGTTCGGCGCCGCGTGCGCGTTCCTGTGCAGCGTGCACGCGGGCTACATCACCGGGCAGAACTGGCTGCTCGACGGCGGCGCTTACCCGGGCACGTTCTGA
- a CDS encoding methylglyoxal synthase has product MSTPRIALIAHDAKKDEIVALAGEYRATLARCRLVATGTTGGRIAAAHGLDVERKLSGPLGGDLQIGAELAEGRVDIVVFLRDPMTAQPHDPDITALVRACDVHNVPCATNVATARMLLDDLARNMQDVC; this is encoded by the coding sequence ATGAGCACACCCCGCATCGCACTGATTGCGCACGACGCGAAGAAGGACGAGATCGTCGCGCTCGCGGGCGAGTATCGCGCGACGCTCGCGCGCTGCCGGCTGGTCGCGACCGGCACGACGGGCGGCCGCATCGCGGCCGCGCACGGCCTCGACGTCGAGCGCAAGCTGTCCGGGCCGCTCGGCGGCGACCTGCAGATCGGCGCGGAGCTGGCCGAGGGCCGGGTCGACATCGTCGTGTTCCTGCGCGACCCGATGACCGCGCAGCCGCACGATCCCGACATCACCGCGCTGGTGCGCGCGTGCGACGTGCACAACGTGCCGTGCGCGACCAACGTCGCGACCGCGCGGATGCTGCTCGACGATCTGGCGCGCAACATGCAGGACGTCTGCTAG
- a CDS encoding quinone oxidoreductase family protein, with protein sequence MPKAIRYDQAGGPEVMKWVDVEVAEPQAGQVRVKQHAVGLNYIDVYFRTGLYPQPLPAGLGMEAAGEVTAVGDDVTAFKPGDRVAYVWSSPGAYAQERVLPADRVVKLPDAITYEDAASVMLQGLTAHYLLRRTYRVKAGDTILIHAAAGGVGLLVCQWAKALGATVIGTVSSDEKAEIAKAHGCDHPIVYTRENFTERVRAITNDALLPVVYDSIGKDTYVGSLDCLAPLGLFVSFGNASGPLPPIDSKEFSSRGSLFFTRPTLFSYIAKRADLEAAAAELFDVIQSGKVKTSINQRYPLEEVARAHADLEARKTTGSTILVP encoded by the coding sequence ATGCCGAAAGCAATCCGATACGACCAGGCGGGCGGCCCGGAAGTGATGAAGTGGGTCGACGTCGAGGTCGCCGAGCCGCAGGCAGGCCAGGTCCGGGTCAAGCAGCATGCGGTCGGGCTCAACTACATCGACGTGTATTTCCGCACCGGGCTCTATCCGCAGCCGCTGCCCGCCGGGCTCGGGATGGAGGCGGCCGGCGAGGTGACGGCGGTCGGCGACGACGTGACCGCGTTCAAGCCGGGCGACCGCGTCGCCTACGTGTGGTCGTCGCCGGGCGCATATGCACAGGAGCGCGTGCTGCCCGCCGATCGCGTGGTCAAGCTGCCCGACGCGATCACTTATGAAGACGCGGCGTCGGTGATGCTGCAGGGCCTGACCGCGCACTACCTGCTGCGCCGCACGTATCGGGTCAAGGCCGGCGACACGATCCTGATTCATGCGGCGGCGGGCGGCGTCGGCCTGCTCGTGTGCCAGTGGGCGAAAGCGCTCGGCGCGACCGTGATCGGCACGGTCAGCTCCGACGAGAAGGCGGAGATCGCGAAGGCGCACGGCTGCGATCACCCGATCGTCTATACGCGCGAGAACTTCACGGAGCGCGTGCGGGCGATCACGAACGACGCGCTGCTGCCGGTCGTCTACGATTCGATCGGCAAGGATACCTACGTCGGCTCGCTCGACTGCCTGGCGCCGCTCGGGCTGTTCGTCAGCTTCGGCAACGCGTCCGGCCCGCTGCCGCCGATCGACTCGAAGGAGTTCTCGTCGCGCGGCTCGCTGTTCTTCACGCGGCCGACGCTGTTCTCGTACATCGCGAAACGCGCGGACCTCGAAGCGGCCGCGGCCGAGCTGTTCGACGTGATCCAGTCGGGCAAGGTGAAGACCAGCATCAACCAGCGCTATCCGCTCGAGGAAGTTGCGCGCGCACACGCCGATCTCGAGGCCCGCAAGACCACCGGCTCGACGATCCTCGTGCCCTGA
- the kdpF gene encoding K(+)-transporting ATPase subunit F has protein sequence MTWMLWLAGASSALLFAYLVFALLRAEDIE, from the coding sequence ATGACCTGGATGCTGTGGTTGGCGGGCGCTTCGTCCGCCTTGCTGTTCGCGTATCTCGTCTTTGCGCTGCTGCGCGCGGAGGACATCGAATGA
- the kdpA gene encoding potassium-transporting ATPase subunit KdpA, translating to MLFIVVLLAAAVPVARYLSAVMDGSSRVVRVFGPLERALYRIAGVDAGREMNWKQYAIATVAFNALGALFLYGLLRLQGLLPGNPQQFGAMTVDGAFNTAVSFVTNTNWQDYTPEQTVSYLTQMLGLTVQNFLSAATGIVVVIALIRGFARHTAQTIGNFWVDLTRVTLYVLVPMAALVAALLMSQGVIQNMKAYQDVPVLQAGAYAAPKLDAQGNPVKDDKGNPVTVATPLTKQTLAMGPVASQEAIKMLGTNGGGFFNANSAHPYENPTPFANFVQIFSILIIPAALCLVFGRMVGDRRQGIAVLAAMTVAFTVAVGVEVSAEQAGNPTLAALRPEGSPLGGRPEGSPLGGHVDQSAGALQAGGNMEGKETRFGIAQTGIFTVATTAASCGAVDTMHDSLTPLGGLVPMLLMQLGEVVYGGVGSGLYGMLVFALLAVFVAGLMIGRTPEYVGKKIEAYEMKMVSIVVLLTPLLVLVGTSIAVLADAGKAGILNPGPHGFSEILYAFSSAANNNGSAFAGLTVGTPFYNWMTAIAMWFGRFGTIVPVLAIAGSLAAKKRIATTSGTLPTHGPLFVVLLLGTVLLVGALTYVPALALGPGVEHLMMWLGA from the coding sequence GTGCTGTTCATCGTCGTGCTGCTGGCGGCGGCCGTGCCGGTCGCGCGCTACCTGTCGGCGGTGATGGACGGCAGCTCGCGCGTCGTGCGCGTATTCGGCCCGCTCGAGCGCGCGCTCTATCGCATCGCCGGCGTCGACGCCGGCCGCGAGATGAACTGGAAGCAGTACGCGATCGCGACGGTCGCATTCAACGCGCTCGGCGCGCTGTTCCTCTATGGTCTCCTGCGCCTGCAGGGCTTGCTGCCCGGCAACCCGCAGCAGTTCGGCGCGATGACGGTCGACGGCGCGTTCAACACCGCGGTCAGCTTCGTCACCAACACGAACTGGCAGGACTACACGCCCGAGCAGACCGTCAGCTACCTGACGCAGATGCTCGGCCTCACCGTGCAGAACTTCCTGTCCGCGGCGACCGGCATCGTCGTCGTGATCGCGCTGATCCGCGGCTTCGCACGCCACACCGCGCAGACGATCGGCAACTTCTGGGTCGACCTCACGCGCGTGACGCTGTACGTGCTCGTGCCGATGGCGGCGCTCGTCGCGGCGCTGCTGATGAGCCAGGGCGTGATCCAGAACATGAAGGCGTATCAGGACGTGCCGGTGCTGCAGGCGGGCGCCTACGCCGCGCCGAAGCTCGACGCGCAGGGCAACCCGGTCAAGGACGACAAGGGCAATCCGGTGACGGTCGCGACGCCGCTCACGAAGCAGACGCTTGCGATGGGCCCGGTCGCGTCGCAGGAAGCGATCAAGATGCTCGGCACCAACGGCGGCGGCTTCTTCAACGCGAACTCCGCGCATCCGTACGAGAACCCGACGCCGTTCGCGAACTTCGTGCAGATCTTCTCGATCCTGATCATTCCGGCGGCGCTGTGCCTCGTGTTCGGCCGCATGGTCGGCGACCGCCGGCAGGGCATCGCGGTGCTCGCGGCGATGACGGTCGCGTTCACGGTCGCGGTCGGCGTCGAGGTGAGCGCCGAGCAGGCCGGCAACCCGACGCTCGCGGCGCTGCGCCCCGAAGGAAGTCCCCTTGGGGGACGCCCCGAAGGAAGTCCCCTTGGGGGACACGTCGACCAGTCGGCGGGCGCGCTGCAGGCGGGCGGCAACATGGAAGGCAAGGAGACGCGCTTCGGCATCGCGCAGACCGGCATCTTCACGGTCGCGACCACGGCCGCGTCGTGCGGCGCGGTCGACACGATGCACGATTCGCTGACGCCGCTCGGCGGCCTCGTGCCGATGCTCCTGATGCAGCTCGGCGAAGTGGTCTACGGCGGGGTCGGCTCGGGCCTCTACGGGATGCTGGTGTTCGCGCTGCTCGCGGTGTTCGTCGCCGGCCTGATGATCGGCCGCACGCCGGAGTATGTCGGCAAGAAGATCGAGGCGTACGAGATGAAGATGGTGTCGATCGTCGTGCTGCTCACGCCGCTGCTGGTGCTGGTCGGCACGTCGATCGCGGTGCTCGCCGATGCGGGCAAGGCCGGCATCCTGAACCCGGGCCCACACGGCTTCTCGGAAATCCTGTACGCGTTCAGCTCCGCCGCGAACAACAACGGCAGCGCGTTCGCGGGCCTGACGGTGGGCACGCCGTTCTACAACTGGATGACGGCGATCGCGATGTGGTTCGGCCGCTTCGGCACGATCGTGCCGGTGCTCGCGATCGCGGGCTCGCTCGCCGCGAAGAAGCGCATCGCGACGACGAGCGGCACGCTGCCGACCCACGGGCCGCTGTTCGTCGTGCTGCTGCTCGGCACGGTGCTGCTGGTCGGCGCGCTGACCTACGTGCCCGCGCTCGCGCTCGGGCCCGGCGTCGAGCACCTGATGATGTGGCTGGGCGCGTAA
- the kdpB gene encoding potassium-transporting ATPase subunit KdpB → MTQHSATRSMFDPALVRPAIVDAFKKLTPRTQFRNPVMFCVYVGSILTTILWIAALAGQAEAPAGFILAIALWLWFTVLFANFAEALAEGRSKAQAASLRSAKRDVMAKKLNEPHPKSPIRITTATELRRGDVVLVEAGDVIPADGEVVDGVASVDESAITGESAPVIRESGGDFSSVTGGTRVLSDWIVVKVTANPGEAFLDRMIAMVEGAKRKKTPNEIALTILLVALTIVMLLATATLLPFSMFSVEAMKAGHVVTITALVALLVCLIPTTIGGLLSAIGVAGMSRMMQANVIATSGRAVEAAGDVDVLLLDKTGTITLGNRQASAFVPAPGVTEEALADAAQLSSLADETPEGRSIVVLAKERFNIRQRDMAQLHATFLGFSAQTRMSGVDLSPEGTSSGAPHREIRKGAADAIRRYVETHGSRFPDEVRRAVDDVARRGSTPLVVAELRDGAARVLGVIELKDIVKGGIKERFAELRKMGIKTVMVTGDNRLTAAAIAAEAGVDDFLAEATPETKLATIREHQAAGRLVAMTGDGTNDAPALAQADVAVAMNTGTQAAKEAGNMVDLDSNPTKLIEIVEIGKQMLMTRGSLTTFSIANDIAKYFAIIPAAFVTTYPQLRVLDIMHLTSPASAILSAVIFNALIIVALIPLALKGVTYRPLGAASLLRRNLLVYGLGGVLLPFPFIKLIDMTLAALGWA, encoded by the coding sequence ATGACTCAACATTCCGCAACACGCTCCATGTTCGATCCGGCGCTCGTGCGCCCGGCGATCGTGGACGCGTTCAAGAAACTCACGCCGCGCACGCAGTTCCGCAACCCGGTGATGTTCTGCGTGTACGTCGGCAGCATCCTGACGACGATCCTGTGGATCGCCGCGCTCGCCGGCCAGGCCGAGGCGCCCGCGGGCTTCATCCTCGCGATCGCGCTGTGGCTGTGGTTCACGGTGCTGTTCGCGAACTTCGCGGAGGCGCTCGCCGAAGGCCGCTCGAAGGCGCAAGCCGCATCGCTGCGCAGCGCGAAGCGCGACGTGATGGCCAAGAAGCTCAACGAGCCGCATCCGAAGTCGCCGATCCGCATCACCACCGCGACCGAGCTGCGCCGCGGCGACGTCGTGCTGGTCGAGGCGGGCGACGTGATCCCGGCCGACGGCGAGGTGGTCGACGGCGTCGCGTCGGTCGACGAATCGGCGATCACCGGCGAATCGGCGCCGGTGATCCGCGAGTCGGGCGGCGACTTCTCGTCGGTGACGGGCGGCACGCGCGTGCTGTCCGACTGGATCGTCGTGAAGGTCACCGCGAACCCGGGCGAGGCGTTCCTCGACCGGATGATCGCGATGGTCGAGGGCGCGAAGCGCAAGAAGACGCCGAACGAGATCGCGCTGACGATCCTGCTCGTCGCGCTGACGATCGTGATGCTGCTCGCGACCGCGACGCTGCTGCCGTTCTCGATGTTCTCGGTGGAGGCGATGAAGGCGGGGCACGTGGTGACGATCACCGCGCTCGTCGCGCTGCTCGTGTGCCTGATCCCGACGACGATCGGCGGCCTGCTGTCCGCGATCGGCGTGGCCGGCATGAGCCGGATGATGCAGGCGAACGTGATCGCGACCTCGGGCCGCGCGGTGGAAGCGGCGGGCGACGTCGACGTGCTGCTGCTCGACAAGACCGGCACGATCACGCTCGGCAACCGCCAGGCGTCGGCGTTCGTGCCGGCGCCGGGCGTGACCGAGGAAGCGCTCGCCGATGCCGCGCAGCTGTCGTCGCTCGCCGACGAGACGCCGGAAGGCCGCAGCATCGTCGTGCTCGCGAAGGAGCGCTTCAACATTCGCCAGCGCGACATGGCGCAGCTGCACGCGACGTTCCTCGGCTTCTCCGCGCAGACGCGGATGAGCGGCGTCGACCTGTCCCCCGAGGGGACTTCCTCCGGGGCGCCGCACCGCGAGATCCGCAAGGGCGCGGCGGACGCGATCCGCCGCTACGTCGAAACGCACGGCAGCCGCTTTCCGGACGAAGTGCGCCGCGCGGTCGACGACGTCGCGCGGCGCGGCAGCACGCCGCTCGTGGTCGCGGAGCTGCGCGACGGCGCGGCGCGCGTGCTCGGCGTGATCGAGCTGAAGGACATCGTGAAGGGCGGCATCAAGGAGCGCTTCGCGGAGCTGCGCAAGATGGGCATCAAGACCGTGATGGTGACGGGCGACAACCGGCTGACGGCGGCGGCGATCGCGGCGGAGGCCGGCGTCGACGACTTCCTCGCGGAAGCGACGCCGGAAACCAAGCTCGCGACGATCCGCGAGCACCAGGCGGCGGGGCGCCTCGTCGCGATGACGGGCGACGGCACCAACGACGCGCCGGCGCTCGCGCAGGCCGACGTCGCGGTCGCGATGAACACCGGCACGCAGGCGGCGAAGGAAGCGGGCAACATGGTCGACCTCGACTCGAACCCGACCAAGCTGATCGAGATCGTCGAGATCGGCAAGCAGATGCTGATGACGCGCGGCTCGCTGACGACGTTCTCGATCGCGAACGACATCGCGAAGTATTTCGCGATCATCCCGGCCGCGTTCGTGACGACCTATCCGCAACTGCGCGTGCTCGACATCATGCACCTGACGTCTCCGGCGTCCGCGATCCTGTCGGCGGTGATCTTCAACGCGCTGATCATCGTCGCGCTGATCCCGCTCGCGCTGAAGGGCGTCACGTACCGGCCGCTCGGCGCCGCATCGTTGCTGCGCCGCAACCTGCTGGTCTACGGCCTCGGCGGCGTGCTGCTGCCGTTCCCGTTCATCAAGCTGATCGACATGACGCTCGCCGCGCTCGGCTGGGCCTGA
- the kdpC gene encoding potassium-transporting ATPase subunit KdpC: protein MKTLIRPLLVIFAVLTAVTGLAYPAVMTVFGQAVFPSQANGSLIEQDGKVVGSALIGQPFDAPKYFWGRLSATTPMPYNASGSGGSNLGPLNPSLVDQVKARIAALRDAGTDLSKPVPVDLVTASASGLDPDITPAAAAYQVERVAKARNLSPDAVAHLVAASTTGRQFGVLGEPRVNVLKLNLALDAAQAAH from the coding sequence ATGAAAACGTTGATTCGTCCGCTGCTCGTGATCTTCGCCGTGCTGACCGCGGTGACGGGGCTGGCCTATCCGGCCGTGATGACCGTGTTCGGCCAGGCCGTGTTTCCGTCGCAGGCGAACGGCAGCCTGATCGAGCAGGACGGCAAGGTGGTCGGCTCCGCGCTGATCGGCCAGCCGTTCGATGCGCCGAAGTACTTCTGGGGCCGCCTGTCGGCGACCACGCCGATGCCGTACAACGCGAGCGGCTCCGGCGGCTCGAACCTCGGCCCGCTGAACCCGTCGCTCGTCGACCAAGTGAAGGCGCGCATCGCCGCGCTGCGCGACGCGGGCACCGACCTGTCGAAGCCGGTGCCGGTCGACCTCGTGACCGCGTCCGCGAGCGGCCTCGATCCGGACATCACGCCGGCCGCGGCCGCCTACCAGGTCGAGCGCGTCGCGAAGGCGCGCAACCTGTCGCCCGACGCGGTCGCGCATCTGGTCGCCGCGAGCACGACCGGGCGCCAGTTCGGCGTGCTTGGCGAGCCGCGCGTGAACGTGCTGAAGCTGAACCTCGCGCTGGACGCGGCGCAGGCCGCGCACTGA